Within Winogradskyella helgolandensis, the genomic segment GAATGATGAAATGTTCCTGGTGCTCTATTGGATAATTCTTTCAATAACTTAGTATTGGTATCAGACAGTTCCAAAAGTGACACGTCAGATACTAATCCAAAGATTTTTTCATAGATATAAATTAAAGGTTGTACAAAAAGCGTTGCTAAACCACAGAGGATAAACATTCCAAAAATCTCAATTTTTAAACCTGTTAGTTGTCCTTCATGAATCACAAAAAAGGCAAAGTAAGCAATAATGTAAATAAACGTTATTTGACCTACTGAAATGAAGATGTTAGCACGTTTATACAATTCTGAAACGGTTAATATCGTCACCATACCCGCAATAATCTGTAGAAACATATATTCATAACTATTAGGGACTACAAAACCTAAAAGTAATACAGTAAGTACATGCGTAAACAATCCTAACCTAGCATCAAAAAAGGCTTTTAAAACTAGTGGTAAAATACATAATGGCACAACATATATATACTGCGAATTAAAGTTGATCACCAAAGTACTCAACAATATCATTAACGCTATATTGAAAAATATAAACGTCACTTTCGTATTATTTAAATAGACCTCTTTTCTGTATTTACTAAGAAATAACAGCAACATAAGAAGTGCTAAAGCAACTAACAATGTATAAGCAATGAGCACCCAATTATAATTGGTTGAATTCCAAACTTGAGACTCATATTCCGATTTTAACGAACTTAAAATATCGTATTGAGCTTCCTCAATAACTTGTCCTTTAGAAATAATAAGTTGGTCCTTCTCTACTCTGCCTCTTGTAAGTGAAATTCTAGATAATTCTTCTTCTAATGCTTTTTCAGTTAAGCTCGCATTAAGCTTAATATTTGGTTTTATGACATCGAAAAAAAGAGATACCATGCGTTTTTTTACATCTACAGGCATTGTATTACCCATATCTGACTCTACACGCTCGCGTAAATTACTCAACTCAAATAAACTACCGTATTGAATTTCTTTTTCAACCTTATTGGCAGTTGCAAGCTTTACAGGTCTATCATCAGCATAATTGTAATCTGAATCTAATATGCCAGAATTGTACAGACTACTGACTATAGTTTTTCCTTTTTTATAGAGATCAGAATTTTCAATGCTAAAATTAGTAGAGTCCTTAAAAACCTGATTAAACCTCGTTAAATAATCAGATAACACCTCTGCTTCTACGTCTCTATTGATTTCAAAATAAACAAGGCTTCTGCTTTTAATTTCATTTTTCTCTGAATCAATTTCAGCCGTAGATTTTTTGATAGCAAAATTAAAAGGAGCATATAAATTCTCCGATTGCCAAGGTTTCCCTTTTTCAAACGAGTATCTAAACTTTCCTGTCTTGGGAAATAGATATACTATAAATAATGTTGTTACAATGAACAACAAAATCTTATAGACCAATGCGTGATTCTTATACCACTTATTATAGAATACATTCATATACAATCAAATGTAATAAATATTAGAATTTTAGACGTCTAATATCATTAATACATTCTCAAATCTCTTAAAAAATGTTTAATTTCGCATCAAATAACATCAAACATATTTACAATGAATAAGGAAGTCGTTATCGTTTCAGCAGTTAGAACACCTATTGGAAGTTTTTTAGGAAGCTTATCTACTGTACCAGCACCTCGTTTAGGCGCTGCAGCAATTAAAGGAGCTTTAGATAAAATTAACCTGAAACCAGATTTGGTAGATGAAGTTATTATGGGAAATGTTGTGCCAGCTGGATCAGGACAAGCACCTGCAAGGCAAGCAGCCATTTATGCTGGATTACCTAATACCATTCCTTGTACTACAATTAATAAAGTTTGTGCTTCTGGAATGAAAGCTGTAATGCAAGCTGCACAAGCCATACAGTTAGGAGATGCAGATATTGTTGTCGCTGGTGGAATGGAAAACATGAGCTTAATTCCTCATTATTTTCATGCACGTACAGGAACAAAATTTGGACCTGGAACTCTTGTAGACGGT encodes:
- a CDS encoding HD family phosphohydrolase, with the protein product MNVFYNKWYKNHALVYKILLFIVTTLFIVYLFPKTGKFRYSFEKGKPWQSENLYAPFNFAIKKSTAEIDSEKNEIKSRSLVYFEINRDVEAEVLSDYLTRFNQVFKDSTNFSIENSDLYKKGKTIVSSLYNSGILDSDYNYADDRPVKLATANKVEKEIQYGSLFELSNLRERVESDMGNTMPVDVKKRMVSLFFDVIKPNIKLNASLTEKALEEELSRISLTRGRVEKDQLIISKGQVIEEAQYDILSSLKSEYESQVWNSTNYNWVLIAYTLLVALALLMLLLFLSKYRKEVYLNNTKVTFIFFNIALMILLSTLVINFNSQYIYVVPLCILPLVLKAFFDARLGLFTHVLTVLLLGFVVPNSYEYMFLQIIAGMVTILTVSELYKRANIFISVGQITFIYIIAYFAFFVIHEGQLTGLKIEIFGMFILCGLATLFVQPLIYIYEKIFGLVSDVSLLELSDTNTKLLKELSNRAPGTFHHSLNVANLAEASANEIGANAMLVRVGALYHDIGKMNNPTYFTENQSTGINPHDELSNKESAKIIIDHVLNGIETAKKYNLPDRVIDFIRTHHGTSLVYYFYMKEKAANENVDIKDFTYPGPTPFSKETAILMMCDSVEAASKSLKEPTSTKINDFVENIINKQMESGQFLNADITFKEIQSLKKVLKFKLANIYHLRIEYPE